The genomic region AACTCAAAAATGTGAGAAGTTGTAGTTCTGTAGGAATGTCACCATTAAGGTTGTTCCTTGAAATGTCAAGTGACTCCAATTTCACAAGCTTTCCAAAAGAAGTAGGAATTTTtccattgagatcatttttggacaaattgagaAATTTTAGACCAATGAGGGATCCAATACCTTGAGGAATATTACCAGAAAAGTTGTTATTAGAGAGATCAAGGCATCGAACCATTGCTAGAGATTTTTCGTACTCCAAAAATTGGCCTTTGTTgactatttccattttatcaacATAAGACATTGAGCTGGAATGATTTGAGTATTGAAGGACATCTGTGCTTTCTGTTTGATTTTTCATTGCTTCCAAGTTACTCAAGCTACTTGGAATTACTCCAGAAAAATTGTTATTTGACAAAATCAAGACTTGAAGATGTTGTAGCTTTGCCAATTGtaatggtatttcaccattgaattTATTAGATCTGAGTACTAAAATTCGAAGATCAATCAActcatctatccaatttgggatttTTCCTTGCATGTTATTATATCCCAAATCTAGAATCTCCAAAGAGGTACACTTTCGAAGTGATGATGGTATTGGCCCTTGCAGTTTATTACCTCCTAATTTTAATGTTTGAAGACAAACCATGCTCTTGATCTCACCTTCCAAATGATTTTTTTCTAGATTCAACACCTTTAATGTTGATGAGCAATTtccaaaacttgcaaacaaatcGCTTGTAAACTTGTTCTTTGACACATCCAGAACCTCCAAATGAGGACCTTCACAAATAGAATGTGGAAAAACACCACTGATACTATTATTTGCAAGTGACAAATAAATTAGTTGACTGGGGCCATATTTGTTACTCTTTTTACATATGCTCTCAAATTGATTCTCTGACATGTCAAGAAACTGTACATTTGGATGAGGCACAAAAATATTCCCTTGTAACTTATTTCTATGTAGGTCCACATATTGAGCATCAAATGCACTGAACTTAGAGGATAATGGTCCTCCAAATTGATTATATGAGAGATTGAGTGTCTGCAAGAATGTAAGGTCCCACAACCATTCTGGAATATTTCCACTCAAAGAATTGTTGGACAGGTCTATATTACATATGGTGTATTGAGTGGATATGAAAGTTGGGAAATCACCACGAATATTACAAGAACTCAAAAACAAATATTTGATCCGAAATTTAGGAATCCAATTGAAATTAATTTCTATTGTCAACAAATTATTAGAAAGGCCCAAATAACTTATCTTTCTAAAACTTTCTAGTTGAGAAAGTAACAAAGTGTCACTCAAATAGTTATTGCTAAGAGAAAGGACAGCCAAGGAGGAAAGATTACCAAAAGTAGATGGGAAGCTACCATTTAATTGATTCGAGTCAAGATAAAGAATTGACAGCTTTGATAGTCCACCTAAAGAGCTCCATGGAATGTTGCCTCTTAGTGAGTTATAAGAAAGATCCACGTAGGTCAATGATGACATATTTCCGATAGCGGGAGGAAGAAAGCCTTGAATTTTGTTATCCCATAGAACAAatttggtcaaggaggtcatatttgCAATAGAATTTGGAACCACCCCTCCCATATTTGAATGTGCAATAGAAAGGCTATTGAGCTGGGAAGCATGCTGCACAATGAAGGAGAGGTCTACATTGAGATCAGGGTTGTAGGACAATTCAAGGTTTCTCAAGTGGGGGAGACTCAACACAGCAGAAGGGATGGAACCATGGAGACTATAGTTGTAGAGTGCGAGGGAAACCAAAGATGTAAGGTTTGAAATCCAGATGGGAAAGGGTTGGTGAGCGACGTCACTATTTTCAAGGTAGAGATGGGAGAGGGAGGTGAGGTTTACAAGAGAAGAGAGAATTGTCCCTGACACCCCAGACATGCCAAGTGTTGTAAGGCTAGTGAGGGACGCAACATTCTCTACCACACCATCACCTCCCGTTCTTAGATTCACACGGTACATATAGAGCTGCTCCAAGCCTCGCATATTTCGAATCCATGAGCCCAATTGCCTCAACTCCAGATGAGAATTGCCCGAGATGCCCAGAACTTCCAAGCTAGACAGGTTGCCAAGCTCACTTGGAATTAGGGCGGTAAGATCAGGATTGTAGGAGATGTCCAGATATTTCAAGCTAGACATATTGCCAAGCTCACTTGGAATTTGGCCAGTAAGATCAGGATTGGAGGAGATGTCCAGATATTTCAAGCTGGACATATCGCCAAGCTCACTTAGGATTTGGCCAGTAAGCCTACAATAATACAAGCTCAAGTGTGTCAATTTGCTGAGGCTCGGAAGATGTGAAGGGAAAGGAAGAGGGGACAAGTCAATCCAACTGAGGTCGAGGTACTCCAAATGGTGCAGGTGGAATAAAGCAGGGAATATTTGACTGCTTGAATTCCTCACTACTGCAGACAAGTCACCATAAAACTTGCCAAGATCAACACCAACCACGTGGCCAGTGCCCCTGTGGCAGGCGATTCCCTTCCAGGAGCAGCAGTATGAGCCCTTCCATGAGCTCAGGTGGTCATATGGATCGTGGAGGTGTTGTTTGAAGAGGATGAGGGCACTTCTTTCGTGAGGAGGGCATCCTCCccacaaggaggaggaggaggagcagcAGCAGGTGCCCACCATGCCCAACAACAACACCAGCAAGAAGAGAAATTTCCCTCTGCCCATCTCTATTTCAGACCCTCTAAATCTCAATAtctatattgaaaaatataaatataataatagtCACTACACCTGGCAACACTATGAATTGAGGCTTCCTCTTCTGTCTATGGATTTGGTTGCAAATTGTTAAGTATTTATAAGACAAACCAACAGACCCGTTGCGTTGCATTCCTCGAACTTTCAGGTGCAACCAAAGTCTTCCAGAGTCATAATTTCCAGAAGTCTTTGTCAATAGGCGAAAAAGTCGGGGAATATTAATGTTTGGAAAATTCCCAGAAGTAATTAAATGATCATTTTCACCCTGTTCAATGTTTTAGTTAATTTCGAGGGAAGAGTATTTGTAATTTTTACATGTGAAAAGAAAGGTAAAGGTTGGGGAACAACTAGAATCCGATCTGATCTGATCTGGTATCTTGTCACATTGCTGcgagaaaataaagagaaaaagtGTTTGAGTAGATAGGTAGCGTTTAAAGATAGAAATGgtatcatttaatatttatttaatttttatgtgaGAAATCTAATACAATTGATTAAAATGGTTTGTTTTAGATAATAAATTTGATTATTGAATATAACAAATTTAATAAAGTTGGTTAAATGTGATTCTTATTCAAATAAGAAATGTGACAATTCTTAAATATAAGAAATTTAATATAATTGATCTGAAATGCATAAAAGAATTGATAGATGTTGAATATgacttttgaaatatttttaaataaaaggttTTTTATATATTCATTTTTTGAAGAAATCTAAAAACTAagcattttttaaataatttaattcatttagtattTACAATTTCTAGGTACAACTAACTTTGTTTATTGATAAGCTATGAACAAGGAGTCCACTGTCATAATATAAATCACAATTAACAAAATCATTTAGCATCAGCTCTTAAATAGGGGTGTTATAGGTACACTCATTTATTCAAGGTTGTCCCCTTTTATTGGTGATCTTTGTGTCATTTGATGCTTACAATTTGCAAAAGGAgatttcttcctctttccttttgtcCACTCTCGGTGAATGCTTTTGGGACGTAGTCTTGGGAATCGTTGGTGACACCTTAGAATCTGTTAGATGTGTTCTTGCACACCTTACAACTAACATAGAATATGTCATAACTAACAACACTTACAACTATAAGAGAATCCGTCATAATTGACTATTAATAGTTGATTCTCTTACAATTTGTCACTACCCAATTTGGGTCTCCACCTTCTCCGAATCTCCATGCAAAGATGCCTCTTGACACTTTTCCAAACTATCATAGAATATGATTTTTacgtgtcataatttgtcataagtaTCTATCATTTGTGATAAGTTGTCATAACCCCTTCACATTCCAAGAAATACGAATCACTTTAAGGGGTACTAAAgtgagaatccagtgtttcataTCACTAGACTCAACTAGTGACTCCTCAACCGATTTTACTTTCTCTTAATCCTTTTTTCTTAGAACATTAAAAAATTTGTTGTTTATCCCTTTCTTAATATTCTTTTATAGCAATCCTAAATGAGGTAGATCAATCTATTTTTTTTATCATCTTTTACCTTAGAGATATGACCAAAATCTTCAAATGTCTaaacaatattttcttccatttgaAAACCTACCATCCCTACATCATCAATTCTTGTAAAAGATAAAACCTTTTTCTCTAGTGCAAAAACTTATAAGAACAAGTCCTAGGCAACTCAAATCTTATGAGTTGAAGAGACCATTGTTTCAGGCTCTAAAGGAGGGTCTAACAAAGATGATACAAATTTTGATTATTTAAATGTGTTATCTTATTTGGATAGAACTGTATCATGCTTCATTGACTCAATTTATCTCAAAACAAATATGAACATAAGTAGCTATATTTCTATTGAAAGTTTGATGAGATGGACCTAGAGGTTTTCCAATGACTACAACAATTGATTGAAGGAAATTGTATCTTAAAAATTTGATTAGAAGCCTAGGTAGATGAATCCAAATTATAATATTAGCAAACATCTCCTTTATCAGATCAAACACCACATATCATGCCTTTTTAATCAAGCCTATCTAATTGAAAAAATATGGGCCTCCCTCAAAGATCAAGTTATGATCTTCAAATCTAGTaaaaatcatcataaaataaaaatttgtagccAAAATAATCTCCATATCTCCTTCTAGATTCCAATTTTTAAAAGCCCAAAACTCGAGAAACTAAAGGGAAATCCAAAGAGCCATGAACTCACAAATCAGATCCTACTAAGAGGGGAAAAGGAAATCATTTTTAAATTTCCTTTTAATTGATAACTGTCACTGAGTTATCCTTATTTATCTCTAAACACGCATTGGTGTTTAAGTGGGATGATACTTGATACTTGGATCTAGTCTCATTGGTGACATGCAAAAGAAAGTgggaaaatatattatttctagcACTATAAGACTcctcaaaatttaaaatatatttgaagGAGAGGTTATGGGGTCTCCTAAACCCCTACCAGATTTCATGCACCTCACCATCGAtaacaaataaacaaaaaatgaatgaataaaGATAGTTAAGAACAAAGAGAAACAACATTGCTTCCCTACCACCACACAAAACATACCCAACTACAACTTCAAACAATTATAAAATGCCACAAAAACCCCACTTGTAGGAACTTGTTCCCAGGGCGCCATAGGGTTGAGAATAGATAGTAGAGGGGTCGCAACCAAGCTATGTATGCCTATGTGGACCAATATACTCTTTCAATGAACTATAAAACTCCTACAAATGTCATCCTCCAAAATTCCTTCTCCAACAAATTTATTATTACCAGAAGTTATAAAGCTTTGTCTAGTAAACACCCTTTAAAATTTTAGTATACTAATGAAAACATTATGAGAATATTAGCTCACTATGATATGGTATAAATATTATGAGAATAATTAAATAATGCGGTCCACATCATATTTTTAAAAACATATCAAACTCTAAATAGAAAGATGAAATTGTAGTATCCTACTAATATGTGGATGAATGTCATATAGGAGGAATACAAAACTATTTTAGTATACAAGTTCAAAAGGATGCATGTTATTTAGGAGGAAGACACATTGTTTTACTAAATAAATTCTTAGTACAATATCTGGTATAAGAGAAGTTCATTTAGTTATTAATAGTACTTGTGTAGGTAATGGATGTCAAGAGCTAAATTCCATATCAAAGGTTTTAGCCATCTATCACTAGTAGCACATAGGTTATAAATGCCAAGGGTTAGCAATAGTATGAAGAGGTTAGTTATCTTTTTCAAATTCCATATTTGTGAATAATTCTATGAGCTACCCCATACTAGGATGGATTGACTTTTCACTAGTGGTATAGAGGTGAAAGATATGTAGATAAACTAAATGGTTAAGTAGATTCAAGGGAAATCTTATTATTGTGAATGTTAACTTGTGGGTATGCTTACCATTCCCAGTTTTCTTATTATTGTGATAGTCAACATAAGAAACCCGCTAACCGTTACATGATAGTAATTCAAAAATGAACACCAATCCTCTGTTTGGTACAGGATGCACCACAATCCTCTTTCTAAAAATTAGCTTATGCATATTACTATACTCCCTAGGACAAAGATAGCCACAATAATCTTAAGGAAACTTAAAATCCCCTTCTTTATGTCTTATGTCTTGGCATTATAATTGCTTTCTTAGTTAGAGTGACTAATTTCACTTGATTGGGTTGGACAAAGTTTCTTATCTACATGGTTTGGATTATTTGTTTCCTTGTGTTAGGAACTAGTTTTTAGGCTATCCATTATACAATTATGTCAATTCAAGCTCCTGGATGCCATGATGTATTCCTTATAAATGATTAATAGATTTCACAAACTCATTTCATCATGTATTTTTCTAACTCAAATGAATACTAATTATTCTAAAAGACGCTCATATTTCTATTTAGGTTTGACCAACTACGTAAGTGTGTTAAATGGGTTCTCTCCATTCTTCTGTTTTCTTATCAAATCATCTATCACAGTAAAGAACTGTCAGACAGCAAAGAGATAATGAGTGCGCCCAAGGAATTCTGAGTTAATATATTCATGCTATTAATTGTCAAACACTTGTTGTACAGAATCTTCAAACGATTTAAAATGTGAATTCAGTCATTGTTACTTTCTGTCACTAATTTATTTTCAGGTAATAAGTGAAAATATTAAATCTTACAGTAATCCAATATAAACAAGGTTAGATGCAATTAGGGGAGAGGATCTAGtggttgtgcaccctaacttcatgtTTCTCAAAgtcttacgtggaaatttcaaatcactcccaattgtTTACAACAACTTACTTGACAAGTCAcctacttataactaagctttcaggtccacatcatcaaatatgatgccatattaggatgctttttgccaaggtgtctaaAACAGCCCCCAAAAAAGGTGAGACTAATAGACATGCAAaaggggccccaatacttgtgcaactgatgtggcatcacatgattggtttctttttacaaaaaagggcatatttcattcaattattggtactcaacatcaacaataacaaatttaaagtcacaactattggtgcaatattgtacaaaaattggaaattaaatcaacaagtatggggtattaaatcaacaacgtCTATCATAAGAATTGGAAGGCactcaactactaggtcctttccctGACATTGAACACCCTTCAATTACTTCTACAAATTTCCGCACTTGAATAGACTGAACATTATTACTCTATATTTTTCTGCAAAAAGTTGGAAGCTTTCAAGCGTACCTGTCATCTCTTTTTTGTCAATTGTTTACTTACATGCATTAGTTGGAAAACAAAAACTTACATTTCACACTGAGTTGAGGGCTAACTTcatcaacatgtagccatcacatggaatattgtaagacctccattttttaagaaatgtaaaatagacacttaactatctacaagTGAGGTTTGAAGGCATGGATTATCATGCAATTCTTCAAAATAACACGTCTATTGCAAAGTGTCCAAAAATtgactttttaaagatttgatcaaaacttaatctaaaaattctTAGTAGTTGAATacaaaaatatcatttgtaattaatataatatcacatttttatgtaaaatataacttatatgcaacttaaatggaccaaattcctattagtaatcatatatgtgtgttatCTTTAATTTTTGTATCCAATAccaaaggaccaatagttgaacagaaaagaatatttgttgttataaaaacaacatattattTTATACAATACAACTTATATTGAACACAaagggaccaattgttgaacacaaaaacCTTTCGACAATCCCTCACATTTCATGGgaaaaaacaaggtatttattgtgttcactttttatatttgtgataagacaaattattaatatgaaatactctAATGCATATACATTTATACCCCAATAGTTGTAAGTTGTACACACAAGGattatattttttcactatgataagagtacttgtttaagtgagcatcattttttataaatgacacacttatagtggataaCTATGATATTTTATtcgaaacaaaaaaaatatttatttcatttgttaaaaatgtatttatgccttttttatataacatttgtaGGTTCTCAATAGGTTCTTTGCCTGCGATGCCGTCCGCCTCGACTGCAATGTCGTCCGCTGCGACTGCGATGCCGTCCGCCACGACTGCGAGGGCTTCTGTTGCAATGCCATCTATGGTTGTGACTAAGGCCGCCATTGTGAGGGCTTCTTCCACGTTGTCATCTGCTGCGGTGCCATCTGCGATTGCATCTATGGCAGTCACTGCTGCTCGCGAGGCCGACCCTCTGCAATCTGCCCTAACCCCTGGTGCGGCTACGACTGCTGTTCTTGGGAGCTCTGCGGGGGTTTCAGATGGTGGTACGATGCTTCCTGCACCCTTTGCAGCTGATCGGGGTACCCATGGCTTAGGGCCTGTGGCGGTTTCTGTTTGCAAACCTTTGGTATTCAAGGTGTCTGCAGATACGGATATGGAGATCGTCTACACTTACTCAGCGTTTGAAGCTCATGTTCTGATTTGCAGGTTTCGGGGTTTCTGGCCAAGCCTTCCTCAATTGCATACTTGGATCTCTCAAAGCTGGGAACCGATCataaaaggttcagttaacatttttccctcagccaagggttttttcattgctaaatttgaatttgcagaggatagatcgaaaatcttagggattaatcctttcagctgggaggaCAAATATGTTTTGATGGCTAAACCCTGGTTCTCAAGCTTTAATCCATCTACtaattcatttaatgagattcctatttgggttaggctccccaaccttccccttcatctttggATGGATTCtttgctagaggaagtgggggaggctttaggtgaattcctaatgattgataaggaatcATAcgaaatttatcattctacttatgctcgtattttggttaacattgatgtctctaaagggcttccagctgagttagagattgaatcttccttgggatcttgggtccaaccactcgactttgaaggtatcccctttagatgtcgaaagtgcttctAGACTAGACATGTTGCTGCAGggtgtgaaacagataaaaagaaaaaaagatcttcTTCTTAGTGGAAAGGTGCATCCTCTGAAcattattttgttaaaaagaaaagcttctcccaggtggtggcaCAGGTTCCTCAGATTGAGGGTACACCTCCTATTTCTGGTGTTGTTgtgcctcaggaatgtgtgaatgcATGCGGTGGCACCCTGAGTGAGAAAAATGATTCGATGGATGACCCTCCCACATCTCAGGTTGTTGTTGGATCTTCTGTTGTCTCTGCCTCTATGGATGTTGGCTCTGCTCCtcctgatgatgggaggtcctTTATTCTGGACCCTTCCTCTTGGCAAAAGgttgctgctagggttgaggagagATGGATTACTATTAAAAgcaaaaaatctaaattgtcccagtcctcttttgatatgacccttcgatcccataagggtaggtcaaattcttgatcttTCCTAGTTGGGGTAGGGCTGCTGGTTTTTGGCAGCTTGTTGGTTTTTGGGTGGGGGTTAATGTTGTTTCCCTTCTTTTGATTGGCTACGCCAATTCTCTCTTGTGTTCTATTTCTTTGAGtggtctttcaagtttatctttcggttcgggttgtaggtccttctaaaacctatcttgtatagggtttctggtccctttaaaacttgtttttacttaatcaaaaacatttataggttctcttgtgttcaagtattggtccattttgaccaacatttggtattttttcatttacatgtggattatttatttacaatatatagtataaatatgagGGAAAACTAGATATTATAAGCACAATTTCTATAATAATTATTAGATCATGTACAACTACTGGCCCCTCTCCCCTACTTTGATTGATTACAAGTAGTCTTATTAGtttttgtttgattgttttaatatattttaaaaaaattaatgtcaaattatttttttattgaaaaattaCTTGTGCTTTATAAGATATATTTTAAGAGTTCTATTATGGAATACTTATATGGttttctttattaaataaatatttttaaaaattctgatATCGTAgaaggaaaaatttgaattatggaATCCTCTAAGGTTTAATGTCTACATATATTTGTGCTTGTCATCACTTTTCTTATAACTTTTTTCAGCACTATTTTATTTAAACCTTCACATCTATTGTAGTTTATTTAGTTTTTATTGGCTTAAAATATTGGTACTTTAACAATTGATGGTAGTGTTGTTGGTTTGAAAGTATAGGATGATGGCTCCATCCCCAAAGTATCCTAAAAAAAATTTATTCTAATAGTTTTCACAAGCCATGTCATATGAATTCCTAGTTGATGTTATTTTGTGCATTCTATAATTTGTTGGTGCTTGTAGAGGGCTGTAAAATTTCACTTTAATAAGGTATTTTATTCAAAAGATTATATTTGTAAGTATACTTTAGGAATGGGTTAACAAAGATTAGGCACCTCATGGTTTAGGCTTGATATTTTCTAGACCCTTATTGGGTGTTATTTTTGGATTATTGTACTCAATCACATTAAGGACAATTTCAAGAGTGTACTATGATGCAAAAatagttattttttaatatttacacCCTACATTTTGTCATCCTTTAGGAAAGAACTCTTTAGATCCTTGTATACCTATTGAATTTTCTAGTTTTCCTTTGCCTACTAAAATTTATTGATTGTGGCCTCTTGGGGTCATGTTATTAGATGGAATTCAATATATTTTATCATGTTTACAAGTAATTTTCATGGATTTAAATCTTTCTAATGACCTAAATAAGAGAAAATTCACCATTTTGAAAGGGTTATTTACCCTAACTCAACTAGAACCTATTTTATAAATCAATCTTCTAATCATAAGGCCAATCATTTTCCTTTGATTAATCTCATGAAAAAGTTTGTGCTCATGCCTAGAAATGAAGTCTCTCCTAACAAAAACGAAGGGTTGAAAATGATtgagaaaattacaaaaataagGTGTCAAATCCTTGCCTACTCATTCTAGGGTGCCTCAAACATAGTGAAAAATGTAGAGAGGTTTTGTGCACAAGGTGTTTTATCTCTTTAGACTCAAATATCATTATTTAATAGTCAAATAACCAATAATTTTTTTACACTTCATCCCTACCAAAAAGTGGTAATT from Cryptomeria japonica chromosome 3, Sugi_1.0, whole genome shotgun sequence harbors:
- the LOC131873983 gene encoding receptor-like protein 43 produces the protein MGRGKFLFLLVLLLGMVGTCCCSSSSSLWGGCPPHERSALILFKQHLHDPYDHLSSWKGSYCCSWKGIACHRGTGHVVGVDLGKFYGDLSAVVRNSSSQIFPALFHLHHLEYLDLSWIDLSPLPFPSHLPSLSKLTHLSLYYCRLTGQILSELGDMSSLKYLDISSNPDLTGQIPSELGNMSSLKYLDISYNPDLTALIPSELGNLSSLEVLGISGNSHLELRQLGSWIRNMRGLEQLYMYRVNLRTGGDGVVENVASLTSLTTLGMSGVSGTILSSLVNLTSLSHLYLENSDVAHQPFPIWISNLTSLVSLALYNYSLHGSIPSAVLSLPHLRNLELSYNPDLNVDLSFIVQHASQLNSLSIAHSNMGGVVPNSIANMTSLTKFVLWDNKIQGFLPPAIGNMSSLTYVDLSYNSLRGNIPWSSLGGLSKLSILYLDSNQLNGSFPSTFGNLSSLAVLSLSNNYLSDTLLLSQLESFRKISYLGLSNNLLTIEINFNWIPKFRIKYLFLSSCNIRGDFPTFISTQYTICNIDLSNNSLSGNIPEWLWDLTFLQTLNLSYNQFGGPLSSKFSAFDAQYVDLHRNKLQGNIFVPHPNVQFLDMSENQFESICKKSNKYGPSQLIYLSLANNSISGVFPHSICEGPHLEVLDVSKNKFTSDLFASFGNCSSTLKVLNLEKNHLEGEIKSMVCLQTLKLGGNKLQGPIPSSLRKCTSLEILDLGYNNMQGKIPNWIDELIDLRILVLRSNKFNGEIPLQLAKLQHLQVLILSNNNFSGVIPSSLSNLEAMKNQTESTDVLQYSNHSSSMSYVDKMEIVNKGQFLEYEKSLAMVRCLDLSNNNFSGNIPQGIGSLIGLKFLNLSKNDLNGKIPTSFGKLVKLESLDISRNNLNGDIPTELQLLTFLSYFNISHNNLSGKIPTAGQFFTFNDNSFLYNAHLCGLQINKKCSSSLAPNYTQDEDVSDKECNTDVWWEVGVGLSFGLGFSVVIGVLCFNKKYRCKCFKIMDEVILILHQNVREKIY